GGCCCAGTGTGTGGCACAGCGGCACCGACGTGGCTTGGGTGCCACCTACACAGCGTCAGGGCATCGAAATTCCTTACTACGATTACAACCAACTCATCACTACCGATGGTGCGGCTTCGTATACCTGGAGCTGGAGCTATCGCATGATTAACAACGCCAATATTCTTATTAAAAATGCCGAAAATCCAAACCTCACCGGCATGACCCAAAAGAACAAAGACCAGATAGCCGGCGAAGCAAAATTCTTCCGTGCTTATGCGTACAATATTTTGGCAACGTTGTTTGGAAAAGTACCATTGGTAACGGATCCATTGTCATCGCCTAAAACAGATTTCACCCGCACTTCTCTCGATTCGGTAAATGCGCAAATAGAAAAAGACTTGTTGTTTGCCGCAGACAAACTGCCCGACATCGACAATGTGAAATCGAATTCAAAAGGTAAAATGTATGGCCGTATCAACAAGGCCATGGCCAGCCAGTTGTTGGCAGAAGCATACCTGCGCATGGGCAAGCCTGCACTGGCCGAAGCACAATGCGATTTGGTCATCAACAGTGGTAAGTTTAGTCTTACTACTGCCCGCTATGGCAAAAACCTGAACCTGCCCGGCGATCCATTCAGCGACATGTTTGTGTATGGCAACCAGCGTCGTTCGCAGGGCAACCGCGAAGCCATTTGGGTGTTGGAGCAAGAGAACCCCAGCACAGTAGTGGGTGGTATTACCAATAACCCGCAGCAGCGGCGCAACTGGGGTGCAGCCTACTATCAAATTGCCGGCATGACCATTTGTGATTCACTGGGAGGCCGCGGTATTGCCCGTCTTCGCCTTACCAACTGGGTGATTTATGATCTGTATGAAAAAACAGACATGCGCAATTCTGAAAACAACCTGCGCCATCGTTTTTATTACAACACGCCGGGCAATGCCAACTTCGGCAAAGAAGTGCCTTATACAGGTGCAGATACCGTGTTTAAAATTGCACCGCACACTACCAAGTGGTACCAGTTTGATCCGAATGATGTATTTGGGTTTGCCATGATTAAAGATTTTATGTTGATGCGTTTGGGTGAAACCTATTTGCTGAAAGCAGAAGCACAATTCCGTCAGGGAAAATTGGGCGATGCTGCTACCACCATCAATGTTATTCGTGGCAGGGCAGGTGCCAGCCCCGTGAGTGCCGCCGATATTACACTCGACTTCATACTGGATGAAAGAGCCCGTGAGTTGCTGGCCGAAGAAAACCGCCGCATGACGCTGATGCGTACCGGCACCTTGGTTACCCGTACCGTGAAGTACAACACACAACAACACAATCCTGTGCTGGGACTTGCGGCCAAACATTTGTTGCTGCCCATTCCGCAGTCAGAAATCAACCTGAACAAGGACGCCGTACTGGAACAGAACCCCGGTTATTAAATCATGTCTTTTTCTCATAACAAGTTGTAGTTTGCCTGGCTGGTTGATGCATGCATGATGCTGCATCAGCCAGCCTTTTTTCAAGTTTAGATGAATTGTTATGCAAAGAGTTGCCAGCTGTTTTTTTCTGTTGTTGTTGCTACAAGGTTCAGGTGTGTTTGCACAAATGCAAAAGCGTACTGCAGGTACAAAAGCCAAGCCTGCTATGGCGGGATATTTGTTCGCCTACTTTACGGGCAACGCAAAAGCGGAAGAGCAAATACATTTTGCATTGAGTAGCGATGGGTTGTCATTCCGTGCTTTGAATCACAACAAACCAGTACTCTCCAGTGCTGCCATCAGCAGTACAGGCGGTGTCAGAGATCCGCATATTTTGCGGGGTGAGGATGGCAAAACATTTTACATGGTAGCTACCGATATGGTGTCGGCCAACGGGTGGAGTTCTAACCGGGCTATGGTATTGCTGAAATCCACCGACTTAATCAACTGGACATCTAGTGTGGTAAAAATTCAGCAGCGGTTTGCAGGGCAAGACAGCCTGCTTCGGGTGTGGGCCCCACAAACCATTTACGACAAACACAGCGGCCGCTACATGTTGTATTGGTCGATGAAACATGGCAATGAACCTGATAAGATTTATTACGCTTTCGCCAACAAAGAATTTACCAATTTGGCTACTGAGCCGAAGCAACTCTTTTACAGCCCGGATAACGCAGCTTGTATTGATGGTGACATTGTAGAGAAAGATGGTAAGTATTATTTGTTTTTTAAAACGGAAGACCGCCACCCCGGCATAAAAGTAGCCGTGTCGGAAAAGCTTACGGGCGGATATACCATGCAAACCGCAGACTACGTACAGCAAACCAATAAACCGGTTGAAGGTGCAGGTACTTTTAAACTAAATGATGGCAGTGGTTTTGTGTTGATGTATGATATGTACACCAGCAGCCGGTATCAATTTACCAAAACAACCGACCTGAAGAATTTCACCATTATCGATGCAGAAATTTCGATGAACTTTCACCCACGGCACGGTACAGTAATGCCTGTAACGGAAGCAGAATGCCAACGCTTGCTGAGTAAGTGGGGAACAGTGGAAGATGCATTTGCGTTTCCGGCAAATGCAGCCATTAAACCCATCAACACTGTGGTGGATAGTACCCAAAAGAGCATCACTATTTCACTACAACCTGGCACAAGTTTCAATCAGTTCAATCCGCAATGGCGCCCATTGCCCGGTGCCCGTGTGCAGCTGCTGACGCCCGGTTTTGTAAATGGTAAAGCCAGCTATCAGGTGTCGCTGGGCAATCAGCCAACCGAAGTGTGGACAGTGCAGCTCACTACGCCGCACAACCCTGTATTGGCGGGCTATTACGCCGATCCGGATATTTTGTACGCAAAGCAAACAGGTAAGTATTACATCTATCCCACCAGCGATGGATTCAATGGTTGGTCGGGTACCTATTTCAAAGCTTTTTCGAGCACCGATTTGGTAAGCTGGCAAGATGAAGGCGTGATACTTGATTTGGATAAAGATGTGAGTTGGGCCAAACGCAATGCATGGGCGCCTTGCATTATCGAAAAGAAAATCAATGGCCGCTATAAATACTTTTACTACTTCACTGCTGCGCAAAAAATTGGTGTGGCAGTAGCCGATCATCCAACAGGTCCGTTTACCGATATTGGCAAACCATTGATTGCAGAAAGACCTGCCGGTGTAAAAGGCGGACAAGAAATTGACCCCGAAGTATTTGAAGATCCGAAAACCGGAAAAACGTACTTGTATTGGGGCAATGGACACATGGCCGTGGTAGAACTAAATGAAGACATGATTTCTTACAAGCCGGAAAGCTTGCAGATTATTACACCCACCGACAATACATTTCGGGAAGGCACCACCGTTTTTTACAGAAATGGCTTGTATTATTTTTTGTGGAGTGAAGACGATACAAGAAGCGTAAACTACCGGGTGCGGTATGGTACAGCTGCATCGCCATTGGGCCCCATACAAATACCCGCCAACAATTTGGTGCTTGCCAAAGATGAATCGAAAGGCATTTACGGTACGGGGCACAACTCGGTATTGAATGTGCCCGGCACCGATGCCTGGTACATTGTTTACCATCGGTTTAATTATCCCAATGGAATAGGCATGGGAAGTGCCGCCGGCTTTCACCGCGAAGTATGCATCGATAAAATGGAATTTTTACCAGATGGCAGTATTGCTTTTGTAAAGCCTACGCATGAAGGCGTTGCGGCACTGCCTGCTGCTAACACTGGCCAATACAAACTGGTTTGGGCCGATGAGTTTAACGAAGCTGGAAAACCGGATACTGCCAAATGGAGTTACGAGCATGGATTTGTGCGCAATGAAGAAGCGCAATGGTACCAACCTGAGAATGCATTTTGTACCAATGGTAAGCTCATTATTGAAACCAGAAAAGAAGCAAAACCCAACCCCAATTTTGTGGCAGGAAGTAACAACTGGCGCACCAATCGGGACAGCATTCGCTTCACTTCTGCCTGCCTTATTACCAAAGGCAAACACACATGGCAGTATGGTCGCTTTGAGATGCGGGCAAAGATTGACATTCGTGCAGGCATGTGGCCGGCGTGGTGGACTTTGGGCATCAGCAAGCCTTGGCCCGCCAATGGCGAAATCGACATCATGGAATATTACAGGGGAAAGCTGCTGGCCAATATTGCCAGCCTCGGTGCCAATAAAAAGGCGGCTTGGTTCAGCAATACATTCAGTACGGATTCTTTGGGTGGAGCCGCATGGGCCAGCAAGTTTCATGTGTGGCGCATGGATTGGACAAAAGATGAGATTGCTTTATACGTGGACGATGTGTTGTTGAATAAAACTGCTGTTGCATTGCTGACAAATAAAGATGGATCGGGTTTTAATCCGTTTCTGCAACCGCACTACATGCTACTGAATGTAGCCGTAGGTGGTATGAATGGTGGCGATCCATCGGGTACTACATTCCCAACAAGAATGGAAGTGGATTATGTGCGGGTGTATCAATATGAATAAGCCTTGATCGGAAATGAGGATTGAATAAAGAATGCGATATGAAAACTGGTATTAAAAATAAGTATGTAACTATTGCTATCACTATGATGGCAGGTATACTCTTGGTGAATGTGGCTGTGGCGCAGTCAAATGTATTTACAGTGACCAATCCCGATTTTAAAGTGAGTCCTCATACAGGCATGACAAAGAAGCACTGGAAAGATGCAGCCATGTACTTGTTGAAAGGCGCCTTCAGTTATGTTCATTCGCTGGATGATCCGATGCAGTTTCCAAAGCAGCCAGGTAAGAGTTATCCTCGTACACCTGCACAAGTGCCAACAGAAAAATTGGAAGGCTTGTGCCGCACTTTGTTTATTGCTGCGCCATTACTCAAAGACAATCCTTCACTGTCGTTAAATGGTATTTCGGTTGCTGATTATTACCGCCATCAAATTGCATTGCTGGTCGATTCGAATGCCGCAACATTCATAAAGCACAGGGCAATCAACGGTGGTCCACATCAAAATTTGGTAGAGTTTGGCGCATTGTCTATGTCGCTGGTTGTAGCGCCGGAAGTGTTGTGGGAGCCACTTGCGCCTGCTACCAAAAATGCTTTGGCCGCCACCATGCTTAGCTATGCCGATGGTCCTACAGTGCCCAGCAACTGGAAGTTCTTCAACATTTTTGTGTTGAGTTTTTTCAAAGACAAAGGCTATGCTGTCAACGAAAAATTACTGCTGGAATACCTCGATAAATCATTGGCACATTACCGCGGCGATGGCTGGTACAATGATAATCCGGCTTACGATTATTATAGCATGTGGGCGTTTCAGATGTATGGTATGCTGTGGTCGGAATATTTGGGAAAAAAATATTATCCTGCTTATGCAAAGCAATTCATAGCCCACTTCTCCGATTTAAAAAACACGTACCCCAATATGTTTAGCCGCAATGGCGAAATGATTATGTGGGGGAGAAGTATCAGTTATCGCATTGCTTCCATGATACCCATGCCATTGATGGGCTATCTGAAAGATCCATCTATCAATTATGGTTGGATGCGCAGAATAAGCTCTGGTGTGATGTTGCAGTTTTTGCAGCATCCTGAATTTCTAAAAGATGAAGTACCAACGCTTGGTTTTTATGGTGCGTTTGAACCGGCAGTGCAGCCGTACAGTTGCCGCGGAAGTGTGTATTGGATGGGTAAAGCTTTTTTTGCATTGCTCATTCCTGATGATAATCCTTTTTGGACGGCAAAAGAAAATGAAGGTGCATGGGAAAATACTTTCAAGCCCAATCAGGTGTACAACCAGTTGCAGGATACCGCTCATATATTGGTGACGAACTATACCAATATTGGCGCATCTGAAGTAAGGGCATGGTGCCATGTAAAAGCCATTGGCGCCAATGAACCATTCCGTGCCAGCGAAAACTATAACCGTTTGTCGTACAACAGCGCTTTCCCTTGGCAGGCCGATAGCAGCAATGGAACTGTGGCCATGAACTATGTAATCAGAAATGCCAAAGAGGAATGGGAGCCTTTGCGATTGTTTACCTATCAGCAGTTTAAAGAAGGCATGTATTACCGCACTGCAGTGCAGGAAACACATAACCGTACCCGTTTCCAACTTACAGATATGCCTTTGCCCAATGGTATTTTA
The Phnomibacter ginsenosidimutans genome window above contains:
- a CDS encoding RagB/SusD family nutrient uptake outer membrane protein, whose product is MQKDFLDEDVYSSYAPATLSDSLGFEASVVGLHNLMSTFFSYSDPQGWPSVWHSGTDVAWVPPTQRQGIEIPYYDYNQLITTDGAASYTWSWSYRMINNANILIKNAENPNLTGMTQKNKDQIAGEAKFFRAYAYNILATLFGKVPLVTDPLSSPKTDFTRTSLDSVNAQIEKDLLFAADKLPDIDNVKSNSKGKMYGRINKAMASQLLAEAYLRMGKPALAEAQCDLVINSGKFSLTTARYGKNLNLPGDPFSDMFVYGNQRRSQGNREAIWVLEQENPSTVVGGITNNPQQRRNWGAAYYQIAGMTICDSLGGRGIARLRLTNWVIYDLYEKTDMRNSENNLRHRFYYNTPGNANFGKEVPYTGADTVFKIAPHTTKWYQFDPNDVFGFAMIKDFMLMRLGETYLLKAEAQFRQGKLGDAATTINVIRGRAGASPVSAADITLDFILDERARELLAEENRRMTLMRTGTLVTRTVKYNTQQHNPVLGLAAKHLLLPIPQSEINLNKDAVLEQNPGY
- a CDS encoding family 43 glycosylhydrolase codes for the protein MQRVASCFFLLLLLQGSGVFAQMQKRTAGTKAKPAMAGYLFAYFTGNAKAEEQIHFALSSDGLSFRALNHNKPVLSSAAISSTGGVRDPHILRGEDGKTFYMVATDMVSANGWSSNRAMVLLKSTDLINWTSSVVKIQQRFAGQDSLLRVWAPQTIYDKHSGRYMLYWSMKHGNEPDKIYYAFANKEFTNLATEPKQLFYSPDNAACIDGDIVEKDGKYYLFFKTEDRHPGIKVAVSEKLTGGYTMQTADYVQQTNKPVEGAGTFKLNDGSGFVLMYDMYTSSRYQFTKTTDLKNFTIIDAEISMNFHPRHGTVMPVTEAECQRLLSKWGTVEDAFAFPANAAIKPINTVVDSTQKSITISLQPGTSFNQFNPQWRPLPGARVQLLTPGFVNGKASYQVSLGNQPTEVWTVQLTTPHNPVLAGYYADPDILYAKQTGKYYIYPTSDGFNGWSGTYFKAFSSTDLVSWQDEGVILDLDKDVSWAKRNAWAPCIIEKKINGRYKYFYYFTAAQKIGVAVADHPTGPFTDIGKPLIAERPAGVKGGQEIDPEVFEDPKTGKTYLYWGNGHMAVVELNEDMISYKPESLQIITPTDNTFREGTTVFYRNGLYYFLWSEDDTRSVNYRVRYGTAASPLGPIQIPANNLVLAKDESKGIYGTGHNSVLNVPGTDAWYIVYHRFNYPNGIGMGSAAGFHREVCIDKMEFLPDGSIAFVKPTHEGVAALPAANTGQYKLVWADEFNEAGKPDTAKWSYEHGFVRNEEAQWYQPENAFCTNGKLIIETRKEAKPNPNFVAGSNNWRTNRDSIRFTSACLITKGKHTWQYGRFEMRAKIDIRAGMWPAWWTLGISKPWPANGEIDIMEYYRGKLLANIASLGANKKAAWFSNTFSTDSLGGAAWASKFHVWRMDWTKDEIALYVDDVLLNKTAVALLTNKDGSGFNPFLQPHYMLLNVAVGGMNGGDPSGTTFPTRMEVDYVRVYQYE
- a CDS encoding DUF2264 domain-containing protein; protein product: MKTGIKNKYVTIAITMMAGILLVNVAVAQSNVFTVTNPDFKVSPHTGMTKKHWKDAAMYLLKGAFSYVHSLDDPMQFPKQPGKSYPRTPAQVPTEKLEGLCRTLFIAAPLLKDNPSLSLNGISVADYYRHQIALLVDSNAATFIKHRAINGGPHQNLVEFGALSMSLVVAPEVLWEPLAPATKNALAATMLSYADGPTVPSNWKFFNIFVLSFFKDKGYAVNEKLLLEYLDKSLAHYRGDGWYNDNPAYDYYSMWAFQMYGMLWSEYLGKKYYPAYAKQFIAHFSDLKNTYPNMFSRNGEMIMWGRSISYRIASMIPMPLMGYLKDPSINYGWMRRISSGVMLQFLQHPEFLKDEVPTLGFYGAFEPAVQPYSCRGSVYWMGKAFFALLIPDDNPFWTAKENEGAWENTFKPNQVYNQLQDTAHILVTNYTNIGASEVRAWCHVKAIGANEPFRASENYNRLSYNSAFPWQADSSNGTVAMNYVIRNAKEEWEPLRLFTYQQFKEGMYYRTAVQETHNRTRFQLTDMPLPNGILRADFISTDTMTNIRLGHYALPQMAGKKITETRRKVKGHEVLIIDNGVYQLAWVNVQGWANLEVRQAVGMHPQANNSSVINAAAQIPAGDDGSWMVSLLLWKKSGDDWSDEELLPISKWTFSRDGSTANMLLKNANAAGQQKITLQR